A single Sulfurimonas aquatica DNA region contains:
- a CDS encoding SulP family inorganic anion transporter — protein MFQLFKDSLEPKLITLWRLQGYSKSDFYADLVAGLVVAIVALPLAMAIAIASNLPPERGLFTAIVAGFIISAHGGSRYQIGGPTAAFVVTVSMVAMEHGYEGLVLATMMAGIILMIMSFVHAGELIKFIPYPVVIGFTSGIALLIAFSQVRDFFGLKVESVPPDFIHKFMLYISHLDDMNIYAVIVSLVSVGIILFFKRYIPKVPGPIVVVVFAGVAVWMFNLPIETIESRFGPIPSMLPSPTWPDISFEKLRQLMPDAITIAILAAIESLLSAVVADGMTGTHHKSNAELFGQGIANIASGFFGGLPATGAIARTATNIKAGARTPVAGIMHAFWLFVFMLFLTPLIIKIPLAALAAILIVVAWNMSEVKHIKEIMKAPRSDRIILIVTFILTILVDLNFAIQTGIALASILFIDSMMKTTKIRIFENEEDPDSIDRKTLPQDVEVYEIQGPLFFGIAEKLIDVLNLFEHPPIVFILRMRYVPYIDAAGLHALEILHERLTKQQTVLILSGVGPEVQSHIVKASLNRLIGNENIVDHISKALTRASQITDKTQTYNKGGV, from the coding sequence ATGTTCCAATTATTTAAAGATTCACTCGAACCTAAACTGATAACTTTATGGCGGCTTCAAGGATATTCAAAATCAGATTTTTATGCAGATTTAGTCGCCGGACTTGTGGTTGCTATCGTGGCACTTCCACTTGCTATGGCTATTGCTATAGCATCTAACCTCCCACCGGAAAGAGGTCTATTTACGGCAATTGTTGCCGGTTTTATTATATCTGCACATGGAGGTAGCCGTTATCAAATAGGAGGGCCAACAGCTGCATTTGTAGTAACAGTGTCAATGGTTGCTATGGAACATGGATATGAAGGTTTAGTCCTCGCTACTATGATGGCTGGGATTATATTGATGATTATGTCATTTGTTCATGCAGGAGAGTTAATCAAGTTTATTCCTTATCCTGTTGTTATTGGATTTACTTCAGGAATTGCACTTCTCATTGCCTTTTCTCAAGTACGAGACTTTTTTGGTCTTAAAGTAGAGAGTGTACCACCAGACTTTATCCATAAGTTTATGCTTTATATTTCTCATTTAGACGATATGAACATTTATGCAGTTATCGTCTCTCTTGTCTCAGTTGGCATCATCCTCTTTTTTAAACGCTATATTCCAAAGGTTCCTGGACCAATTGTAGTAGTTGTTTTTGCAGGAGTTGCAGTCTGGATGTTTAATCTACCTATTGAAACCATAGAGAGTCGGTTTGGTCCTATTCCATCTATGCTTCCCTCACCTACATGGCCAGATATATCCTTTGAAAAATTACGTCAATTAATGCCTGATGCAATTACGATTGCAATCCTTGCTGCAATTGAATCACTTCTCTCAGCTGTAGTTGCAGATGGCATGACAGGAACTCATCACAAATCAAATGCTGAGTTGTTTGGGCAAGGCATAGCAAATATTGCTTCTGGTTTTTTTGGAGGGCTTCCAGCTACGGGTGCGATTGCAAGAACTGCTACAAACATTAAAGCAGGTGCACGCACACCTGTGGCAGGGATTATGCATGCTTTTTGGCTTTTTGTATTTATGTTGTTTCTAACGCCATTAATTATAAAAATTCCCCTTGCTGCGTTAGCTGCTATCTTGATAGTTGTAGCATGGAATATGTCTGAAGTTAAGCATATTAAAGAGATTATGAAAGCACCAAGAAGCGACCGTATTATTTTAATCGTTACATTTATCTTAACCATACTAGTCGATCTAAATTTTGCTATTCAAACAGGTATTGCATTAGCTTCAATCCTCTTTATCGACTCTATGATGAAAACAACGAAAATTCGTATATTTGAGAATGAAGAAGATCCAGACTCAATCGATCGTAAAACTCTTCCTCAAGATGTCGAAGTGTATGAAATTCAGGGTCCGCTATTTTTTGGTATTGCTGAAAAGCTTATAGATGTCCTAAATCTGTTTGAGCATCCTCCTATAGTCTTTATATTAAGAATGAGATATGTTCCATATATCGATGCAGCAGGACTTCATGCACTTGAAATTTTACATGAACGTCTTACAAAACAGCAGACAGTTCTCATACTTTCTGGTGTAGGTCCAGAAGTTCAGTCTCACATTGTAAAAGCATCATTAAACAGACTTATCGGAAATGAAAATATTGTTGATCATATCAGCAAGGCATTAACAAGAGCCTCTCAAATTACAGATAAAACTCAAACATATAATAAAGGAGGTGTTTAA
- a CDS encoding pyruvate flavodoxin oxidoreductase subunit gamma: protein MLEIRWHSRAGQGAVTGAKGLADVVASTGKDVQAFAFYGSAKRGAAMMAFNRFDDKVILNHEKFMQPDYILVIDPALVYSIDITENEKENTVYIITTHLTTEELIVSQPKLAGKKVFTVDCIKISQETIGKAIPNTPMLGAFMKVSKMYEIDFFQKSMLKVLNKLPQKIIDANMIAIERAYNEVK from the coding sequence ATGCTTGAAATTAGATGGCACAGTCGTGCTGGTCAAGGTGCAGTTACAGGGGCTAAAGGTTTAGCAGATGTTGTAGCATCTACAGGAAAAGATGTGCAGGCGTTTGCATTTTATGGTTCTGCAAAACGCGGAGCTGCCATGATGGCGTTTAACCGTTTTGATGACAAGGTGATCTTAAATCATGAGAAGTTCATGCAACCAGATTATATACTTGTTATTGACCCTGCATTGGTCTACTCAATAGATATTACTGAAAATGAGAAAGAGAATACTGTGTACATTATTACTACACATTTAACTACTGAGGAGCTGATTGTATCTCAGCCAAAGCTTGCAGGGAAAAAAGTTTTCACGGTTGATTGTATTAAAATCTCTCAAGAAACAATTGGAAAAGCGATACCAAACACACCTATGCTAGGTGCGTTTATGAAAGTCTCAAAAATGTATGAAATTGACTTCTTTCAAAAGAGCATGTTGAAGGTTCTTAATAAACTTCCTCAAAAAATAATTGATGCCAATATGATAGCTATAGAACGTGCATACAATGAAGTTAAATAA
- a CDS encoding 4Fe-4S binding protein, giving the protein MLENGWDTFEIGTILRPFEGAVTDIVNTLPEHRNYSKSNSFSISVADWRIEKPLLNLEECIHCQFCWIYCPDMSIISREKKMVTIDFDHCKGCGICVEVCPTNALLMFPEQMDEAEALSNWPQEENTKVKEN; this is encoded by the coding sequence ATGCTAGAAAATGGATGGGATACTTTTGAAATAGGTACGATACTCAGACCTTTTGAAGGAGCAGTAACAGATATTGTAAATACACTACCAGAGCATAGAAACTACTCAAAATCAAACTCGTTTAGTATAAGTGTAGCCGATTGGCGTATTGAAAAGCCATTGCTCAATTTAGAGGAGTGTATACATTGTCAATTCTGCTGGATTTATTGTCCTGATATGTCAATAATTTCTCGTGAGAAAAAAATGGTTACTATAGATTTTGATCACTGTAAAGGGTGTGGAATTTGTGTTGAAGTTTGTCCAACAAATGCGCTTTTAATGTTTCCTGAACAAATGGATGAAGCAGAGGCATTATCGAACTGGCCCCAAGAAGAGAATACAAAAGTAAAGGAAAACTAA
- a CDS encoding 2-oxoacid:ferredoxin oxidoreductase subunit alpha → MADIFELKDIEVWDGNMAASHALRQAQVDVVAAYPITPSTPIVENYGNFMANGYVDGEYVMAESEHGAMSCCIGAAAAGGRVATATSSQGFALMLETLYSASGMRLPILLNVVNRAIAAPLNVNGDHSDMYMGRDSGWIQIDCYNPQEVYDMNLVAFHVAEDHDIRLPAMVHQDGFMTSHTAQRVKTLSDEQAYNFVGEFKPMNDMLDLDNPVTHGAQTEEDWHFEHKAPQHHALMSAVLPKIQAAFDELKSLTGREYNFVEEYNMDDAELAIVCMGTSVETAIEVSNELREQGVKAGVVGIRVFRPFPLEQIADALKNTKAIATLDRSSPNGTVGMLYNEITGALFNTSTNTVVNNYIYGLGGRDLTKVNLHTVYRDLAKNAQNGKLMTPLQQFIGLRGPKLSFF, encoded by the coding sequence ATGGCAGATATATTTGAACTAAAAGATATTGAAGTATGGGATGGAAATATGGCGGCAAGTCATGCACTTCGTCAAGCACAAGTGGACGTAGTCGCTGCATATCCTATTACCCCATCTACTCCAATTGTTGAAAACTATGGAAACTTTATGGCAAACGGCTATGTTGATGGCGAGTATGTAATGGCAGAATCAGAACATGGTGCTATGTCATGCTGTATCGGAGCAGCAGCAGCAGGTGGCCGTGTTGCAACTGCTACGAGTTCACAAGGTTTTGCGCTTATGCTTGAGACTCTTTACTCTGCATCTGGTATGCGACTTCCAATCTTGCTCAATGTTGTAAACCGTGCTATTGCTGCACCTCTGAATGTAAATGGTGACCACTCAGATATGTACATGGGGCGTGATAGTGGCTGGATTCAAATAGACTGCTATAACCCACAAGAGGTTTATGATATGAATCTTGTCGCGTTTCACGTAGCGGAAGATCATGATATTCGTCTTCCTGCAATGGTGCATCAAGATGGCTTTATGACATCGCATACAGCACAGAGAGTAAAAACACTTAGTGATGAGCAGGCATATAATTTTGTTGGCGAGTTCAAACCTATGAATGATATGCTTGATCTTGACAATCCTGTAACACATGGAGCTCAAACTGAAGAAGATTGGCACTTTGAACACAAAGCACCTCAACATCACGCACTTATGAGCGCTGTTTTACCAAAAATTCAAGCAGCGTTTGATGAACTAAAATCACTCACTGGCCGTGAATACAACTTTGTAGAAGAGTACAACATGGATGATGCTGAGCTTGCTATAGTTTGCATGGGGACATCTGTAGAGACTGCTATAGAAGTCTCAAATGAACTTCGTGAACAAGGTGTTAAAGCAGGTGTAGTTGGCATAAGAGTTTTTCGTCCTTTTCCACTTGAGCAAATTGCTGATGCACTTAAAAATACTAAGGCGATTGCTACACTTGATAGATCAAGTCCAAATGGTACAGTGGGAATGCTCTACAACGAAATCACAGGAGCACTTTTTAACACTAGCACAAACACAGTGGTAAATAACTACATTTATGGTTTAGGTGGACGTGATTTAACAAAAGTAAATCTTCATACTGTCTATCGTGACCTCGCAAAAAATGCGCAAAATGGAAAGCTTATGACTCCATTACAGCAATTTATAGGTCTTCGTGGACCAAAACTTTCGTTTTTTTAA
- a CDS encoding thiamine pyrophosphate-dependent enzyme has translation MTQIKAKTKNLKNFSTSTERFEGSNLLCPGCAHSIIVREVLNATDDNLILAASTGCLEVCTAVYPHTSWDASWIHIGFENGSSAVAGAEAMHKALKKKGRLKQPERTPKFVAFGGDGATYDIGFQWISGCFERGHDMMYVCLDNEVYANTGGQRSSSTPIGASATTSPAGRTSYGEKRNKKDIMAIMAAHGAPYVAQVAPNKWKDMVKKIQTGFATEGPVFINAMSACTTEWKFAPEDTIAISDLATESLVFPLYEIIDGTELNITYRPKNVIPVRDYLGAQGRFKHLFSKQYEYLIDEWQSRVDAKWEYLQRREEARV, from the coding sequence ATGACTCAAATAAAAGCAAAAACAAAAAATCTCAAAAATTTTTCAACATCTACAGAACGTTTTGAGGGTTCAAACCTTCTCTGCCCTGGATGTGCTCACTCTATTATAGTTCGTGAAGTCTTAAACGCGACGGACGATAATCTGATTCTCGCGGCTTCAACTGGATGTCTTGAAGTTTGTACAGCTGTTTATCCGCACACTTCATGGGATGCTTCTTGGATTCATATAGGGTTTGAGAATGGTTCTTCTGCAGTAGCAGGTGCTGAAGCTATGCACAAAGCACTTAAAAAGAAAGGTCGTCTCAAGCAACCAGAACGCACACCTAAATTTGTGGCGTTTGGTGGTGATGGGGCAACATATGACATCGGTTTTCAGTGGATTTCTGGATGTTTTGAACGCGGACACGATATGATGTATGTCTGTTTAGACAACGAAGTTTATGCAAATACTGGAGGACAACGCTCCTCTTCAACTCCAATCGGTGCATCGGCGACTACATCTCCTGCTGGACGCACGAGCTATGGTGAAAAACGAAACAAAAAAGACATCATGGCAATTATGGCAGCACATGGTGCACCCTATGTGGCACAAGTGGCTCCAAACAAATGGAAAGATATGGTTAAAAAAATTCAAACAGGTTTTGCAACTGAGGGTCCAGTATTTATAAACGCCATGTCCGCATGTACAACAGAATGGAAATTTGCACCTGAAGATACTATTGCCATCTCTGACTTAGCTACAGAATCTTTAGTTTTTCCACTTTATGAGATAATTGATGGTACTGAGCTAAACATCACATACCGTCCAAAAAATGTTATTCCTGTTCGTGATTATTTAGGTGCACAAGGGCGTTTTAAACATCTTTTTAGCAAACAGTACGAATATCTCATAGATGAGTGGCAAAGCCGTGTTGATGCAAAATGGGAATATTTACAACGTCGTGAAGAGGCTCGCGTTTAA
- a CDS encoding (deoxy)nucleoside triphosphate pyrophosphohydrolase, with protein sequence MINQPNKTIKAVGVIIINKDKKVLIAKRKPDKPMPNKWEFPGGKLEANETLKECGIREIKEELDLDILIDKYIGFEDLEYANKKFRLHIYTAHKVDEEQKLHLNEHTDSAWVNINELVNYDFPAIDLPFVKKIESMAL encoded by the coding sequence ATGATTAATCAGCCAAATAAAACAATAAAAGCAGTCGGTGTCATCATTATCAATAAAGATAAAAAAGTCTTAATAGCTAAAAGAAAGCCAGATAAACCTATGCCTAATAAGTGGGAGTTTCCCGGTGGTAAGCTTGAAGCAAATGAGACACTCAAAGAGTGTGGAATTCGAGAGATAAAAGAAGAGTTAGATTTAGATATATTAATCGATAAATACATTGGTTTTGAAGATTTGGAATATGCCAATAAAAAATTCCGTTTACATATCTACACCGCTCATAAGGTAGATGAAGAGCAAAAGCTCCACCTGAATGAACATACTGATTCTGCATGGGTAAATATCAATGAGTTAGTTAATTATGACTTTCCAGCAATCGACTTGCCCTTTGTCAAAAAAATAGAGAGTATGGCCTTATAA
- a CDS encoding rhodanese-like domain-containing protein — translation MLDTGPFISLSADEFNEKVEQGYKIIDIRRADEWEYYGVIEGSHKITFFDEEGGYDADAFLEAFTQVVTDKEQPFILVCAHARRTKAVGRLLALQLKYANVYELDGGINWGWLDKGFKTVK, via the coding sequence ATGTTGGATACTGGACCTTTTATATCTCTCTCTGCAGATGAATTTAATGAGAAAGTGGAGCAAGGATATAAAATAATAGACATCAGAAGAGCTGATGAGTGGGAATATTATGGAGTTATTGAGGGAAGTCATAAGATTACATTCTTTGATGAAGAGGGTGGATATGATGCTGATGCATTTTTAGAAGCCTTCACCCAGGTTGTTACAGACAAAGAGCAACCGTTTATCTTAGTTTGCGCTCATGCAAGAAGAACTAAAGCGGTTGGTAGATTACTGGCGTTACAGCTTAAGTATGCAAATGTTTATGAATTAGATGGCGGCATTAATTGGGGTTGGTTAGATAAAGGTTTTAAAACGGTTAAGTGA
- a CDS encoding EF-hand domain-containing protein, producing the protein MSNLLQIIKLSLVVASSLSVISAVAMAEDLPDRGPIPFTSYDINKDGSVSESEFYDTRATRMSNKASQNMPMRNAENAPDFNTLDRDNDGKLTKLELLEGQNQQMQNNRANKRQGQKGQRRKMQDMNRNMPIFESYDLNRDGYLTENEMSQARAKRIEQKVSQGKLLRNSANQTKFANIDTNNDGKVSKQEFITNQTKKR; encoded by the coding sequence ATGAGTAATTTATTACAAATAATAAAATTAAGTTTAGTAGTTGCTAGCTCTTTGTCTGTAATATCAGCTGTTGCAATGGCAGAAGATTTACCAGATAGAGGTCCTATCCCATTTACATCATACGACATAAATAAAGATGGTTCAGTAAGTGAAAGTGAGTTTTATGATACCAGAGCTACTAGGATGTCTAACAAAGCAAGTCAGAATATGCCCATGAGAAATGCTGAAAATGCTCCCGACTTTAACACTTTAGATAGAGACAATGATGGCAAGTTAACTAAGCTTGAACTGCTAGAAGGTCAAAATCAGCAGATGCAAAATAACAGAGCCAATAAAAGACAGGGACAAAAAGGTCAAAGGCGTAAGATGCAAGATATGAATCGTAATATGCCTATTTTTGAAAGTTATGACCTAAATAGGGATGGATATTTGACTGAAAATGAGATGAGTCAAGCTAGAGCTAAGAGAATCGAGCAAAAAGTATCTCAAGGTAAGCTACTAAGAAATAGTGCTAATCAAACTAAGTTCGCTAATATAGATACAAATAATGATGGAAAAGTAAGCAAACAAGAGTTTATTACAAATCAAACGAAGAAACGATAA
- a CDS encoding GGDEF domain-containing protein, which yields MKKYLTTIIVIIVSIVILSVLLLSDYRFSILVKVIFIISTSLLIGYLFNKKAHTEDSVETSKNILNSIINSTDDLIFYKDKDLNYLGCNEAYLKYIDKKKEEIIGRSDFELFDEKIALQYRETDQSMLEKNEISSHEKWVPFINNQEHYLLIKKIPFHYNETSIGVLGITRDITERYLSQKKMQLQSYEDELTKLKNRKSYNGKILELFSLKKRYKTSFSMIMYDIDNFKSINDTYGHKVGDDVLIEMSKLIASHLRENDYIFRIGGEEFIILLSEAHLDDAKKVAQKICTSVEKDLKNITGNKITISIGVSEANENDSEDTIFKRVDSLLYKSKNSGKNRISY from the coding sequence ATGAAAAAATATTTAACTACTATAATCGTCATTATTGTGAGTATTGTTATTTTATCTGTATTACTATTGAGTGACTATAGATTTTCCATTTTAGTAAAAGTTATTTTTATTATTTCTACTTCATTGCTTATTGGATACTTATTTAATAAAAAGGCACACACAGAAGACAGTGTAGAAACATCAAAAAACATACTTAACTCTATTATAAACTCTACGGATGACCTTATTTTCTATAAAGATAAAGACTTAAACTATCTAGGTTGCAATGAAGCATATTTGAAATACATTGATAAAAAGAAAGAAGAGATAATTGGTCGAAGTGATTTCGAACTCTTTGATGAAAAAATTGCATTACAATATAGAGAAACAGATCAAAGTATGCTAGAAAAGAATGAAATATCTTCTCATGAAAAATGGGTTCCTTTCATAAATAATCAAGAGCATTACTTGTTAATTAAAAAAATACCATTTCATTACAATGAGACTAGCATAGGTGTTTTAGGAATAACTCGAGACATTACAGAACGTTATTTATCTCAGAAAAAAATGCAATTACAGTCTTATGAAGATGAATTAACAAAACTAAAAAATCGTAAATCTTATAATGGAAAGATATTAGAGTTGTTTTCTCTAAAAAAGCGATATAAGACTTCATTTTCAATGATTATGTATGATATAGATAACTTTAAAAGTATAAATGATACATATGGACATAAGGTAGGAGATGATGTTTTAATTGAAATGAGTAAATTAATAGCATCTCATCTCAGAGAAAATGATTATATATTTCGCATTGGTGGAGAAGAGTTTATTATTTTACTCTCAGAAGCTCATTTAGATGATGCTAAAAAAGTTGCACAAAAGATTTGTACTAGTGTCGAAAAAGATTTGAAAAATATTACAGGTAATAAAATTACAATTAGTATTGGAGTTTCAGAAGCAAATGAAAATGATAGTGAAGATACAATTTTTAAAAGAGTAGATAGTTTATTGTATAAATCTAAAAATAGTGGCAAAAATAGGATTTCGTACTAG
- a CDS encoding DUF302 domain-containing protein, translated as MIKNIIIGLTILGFSLFATGCSTAHMGWTAVTQQHKLDDGAMPAYDNMFSNVAEYGDAARAMMKEFKVAEDVENEDVADSILALAEEYNMRITGDIKMYTKDDAAPAEVKHARIFSLCSLQIAKVFLNHSRYYGGFMPCRIMLIEYGNGDRFLITMDMTLAIHGGFPLPKEMLELGLSVKKAMEEIPARAANGDF; from the coding sequence ATGATAAAAAACATAATAATAGGACTTACAATCCTTGGCTTTTCACTTTTTGCTACAGGATGTTCTACTGCACATATGGGATGGACCGCTGTAACACAACAGCATAAACTGGATGATGGAGCAATGCCTGCATACGACAATATGTTTAGTAATGTTGCTGAGTATGGTGATGCAGCTCGTGCTATGATGAAAGAGTTTAAAGTAGCGGAAGATGTTGAAAATGAAGATGTTGCTGATTCAATACTGGCACTTGCAGAAGAGTACAACATGCGTATAACTGGTGACATTAAAATGTACACAAAAGATGATGCGGCACCAGCTGAAGTAAAACATGCAAGAATTTTCTCTTTATGTTCACTTCAAATTGCAAAAGTATTTTTAAATCACTCCAGATACTATGGTGGCTTCATGCCATGTAGAATCATGCTTATCGAGTATGGAAATGGTGATAGATTCCTTATTACTATGGATATGACACTTGCGATTCATGGTGGGTTTCCACTTCCAAAAGAGATGCTAGAACTTGGACTAAGTGTTAAAAAAGCGATGGAAGAGATTCCTGCGCGTGCTGCTAATGGTGACTTTTAG
- a CDS encoding MATE family efflux transporter translates to MKNKNELITKDIKRLIFQIAIPSSIGMFFNTMYNVVDTFYVGKISTEAISALTYSFMIFFMLLSISFGLSSAITAYVGGALGKHKRAMAKIYVSNGISLFMLISFILSIVSFLLLEKIFVLMGATAQVLEYSLEYTYIILLGIVPMLIGLGANAALIALGDTKSYRNILIIGFFLNLIFDPLFIYGFYFIPALGVGGVALATVLIQYITLIYMMYKLYKTTLFSISTFFKSSPNIRAFKDLTRQAIPTSANMLLMSFGSVITMYFVSTYGFKAVAAFGIGYRVEQIILLPMLGLNTAVISIVSNNFGAKNFDRIDEVIHKSLKYGYIMSAIGVALIVFFGKYMIMVFDTDIEVIDIAYPYIIFESFIFFSFITLFISVSTLQGIKNPFIIPYVSFYRQIFMPLIFFYVVVNIFDLSIIYLWVSMFIIITSAAVYMKLYMKRQLELARLKA, encoded by the coding sequence ATGAAAAATAAGAATGAACTAATTACAAAAGATATTAAACGACTAATCTTTCAAATTGCAATACCCTCAAGTATAGGGATGTTTTTCAACACGATGTATAATGTAGTAGATACATTTTATGTAGGTAAAATATCTACAGAAGCTATCTCTGCATTAACATATAGTTTTATGATTTTCTTTATGCTTTTATCAATAAGTTTCGGATTGTCATCTGCTATCACTGCATATGTAGGTGGAGCACTAGGCAAACACAAGAGAGCTATGGCGAAAATCTATGTATCAAATGGCATAAGCCTCTTTATGCTTATCTCTTTTATTCTATCTATAGTAAGCTTTTTACTTTTAGAAAAAATATTTGTTTTAATGGGTGCCACGGCCCAAGTCTTAGAATACTCACTTGAATATACTTACATAATACTCTTAGGCATTGTTCCAATGTTAATAGGATTAGGTGCAAATGCAGCCTTGATAGCACTTGGAGATACAAAAAGTTATAGAAATATTTTAATAATTGGTTTTTTTTTAAATCTTATTTTTGATCCATTATTTATATATGGCTTTTATTTTATACCTGCACTTGGAGTAGGTGGAGTTGCACTTGCAACAGTACTGATTCAGTATATAACACTGATTTATATGATGTACAAACTTTACAAAACGACTCTTTTTAGCATATCTACATTTTTTAAATCATCTCCAAATATAAGAGCTTTTAAAGATTTAACTAGGCAAGCTATTCCTACAAGTGCCAATATGCTTCTAATGTCTTTTGGAAGTGTTATCACAATGTATTTTGTATCGACTTATGGGTTTAAGGCTGTAGCTGCATTTGGGATAGGCTACAGGGTAGAACAGATTATTTTACTTCCTATGCTTGGACTCAATACAGCTGTCATATCTATAGTCTCAAATAACTTTGGTGCTAAGAATTTTGATAGAATAGATGAAGTTATTCATAAATCGTTAAAGTATGGTTATATAATGAGTGCTATAGGTGTCGCTTTAATAGTGTTCTTTGGTAAGTATATGATTATGGTTTTTGATACAGATATTGAAGTTATAGACATTGCTTATCCATATATAATTTTTGAAAGTTTTATATTCTTCTCATTTATAACGCTATTTATATCTGTTTCTACTCTTCAGGGTATTAAAAACCCATTTATAATACCCTATGTAAGTTTTTATAGACAGATATTTATGCCTCTTATTTTCTTTTATGTGGTTGTGAATATATTTGATTTATCTATTATATATTTATGGGTGAGTATGTTTATTATCATCACTAGTGCAGCAGTGTATATGAAGTTATATATGAAGAGACAATTAGAACTCGCTCGTTTAAAAGCTTAA
- a CDS encoding imm11 family protein, whose protein sequence is MEYYIFDAISPNDNAPFLELPAEIDLIESIMGKKPDFDKLPIKILAEIEEDEEVVYTDIINPGVPLFSEKMKSSLDELGINNIDYYPVDIVDWDTQEILAKYWLAIVKEIISCIDIDKSQVEKSSAGLSVVTQFSIDHSKTAGSRLFRFHNIPGLIIINEELKDKLSKVMFKGVSFLHTKEYSRKV, encoded by the coding sequence ATGGAATATTATATTTTTGATGCAATATCACCGAACGATAATGCACCTTTTCTGGAACTTCCTGCAGAAATAGATCTCATAGAATCAATAATGGGGAAAAAACCAGATTTTGACAAGCTACCAATTAAAATACTAGCAGAGATAGAAGAAGATGAAGAGGTAGTTTATACAGATATTATAAACCCTGGAGTTCCACTATTCTCAGAGAAGATGAAGTCATCACTAGATGAGCTTGGGATTAATAATATTGATTATTATCCAGTAGATATAGTTGATTGGGATACACAAGAAATATTAGCTAAATACTGGCTAGCTATTGTAAAAGAGATAATATCTTGTATCGATATTGATAAAAGTCAGGTTGAAAAGAGTAGTGCTGGATTGTCCGTAGTTACTCAATTCTCAATTGATCATAGTAAAACGGCAGGGTCGAGGCTATTTAGATTTCACAATATACCGGGTTTAATAATTATCAATGAAGAGTTAAAAGATAAGTTATCCAAAGTAATGTTTAAGGGAGTGAGTTTTTTACATACAAAAGAGTATAGTAGAAAAGTTTAA